A region of Bacillus cabrialesii DNA encodes the following proteins:
- a CDS encoding DUF2768 domain-containing protein, with amino-acid sequence MSLALMKMWFALGSMGLMFLAVASIYLSRFKFQNRFLKIAVSSFAFTCMLISGIIVFLVVFSGPVNE; translated from the coding sequence TTGAGTCTGGCATTGATGAAAATGTGGTTTGCACTAGGGTCCATGGGTCTGATGTTTCTGGCTGTAGCTTCCATCTATTTAAGCCGCTTTAAGTTTCAAAACCGTTTTCTGAAGATTGCGGTTTCATCATTCGCTTTTACGTGTATGCTCATATCTGGAATTATTGTGTTTCTCGTGGTATTCAGCGGCCCTGTCAATGAATAA
- a CDS encoding YpzI family protein, whose amino-acid sequence MGKDRQEKKLKASGRVESDRDQSIHYDGATSLEQNGRFKKRKS is encoded by the coding sequence ATGGGAAAAGACAGACAGGAGAAAAAACTAAAAGCTTCAGGCAGAGTCGAATCAGACCGCGACCAGTCCATTCACTATGACGGAGCGACAAGCCTTGAACAAAACGGAAGATTCAAAAAGCGAAAATCATAA
- the mtrB gene encoding trp RNA-binding attenuation protein MtrB, giving the protein MNEKHSSDFVVIKAVEDGVNVIGLTRGTDTKFHHSEKLDKGEVIIAQFTEHTSAIKVRGEALIQTAYGEMKSEKK; this is encoded by the coding sequence ATGAACGAAAAGCATTCAAGTGATTTTGTCGTCATTAAAGCGGTTGAGGACGGAGTGAATGTGATCGGCCTGACAAGGGGAACAGACACAAAGTTTCACCATTCCGAAAAACTCGACAAGGGAGAAGTGATCATCGCTCAGTTCACAGAGCATACTTCTGCCATTAAAGTCAGAGGAGAAGCGCTCATTCAAACCGCATACGGAGAAATGAAAAGCGAAAAAAAATAA
- the folE gene encoding GTP cyclohydrolase I FolE produces MKEVNKEQIEQAVRQILEAIGEDPNREGLLDTPKRVAKMYAEVFSGLNEDPKEHFQTIFGENHEELVLVKDIAFHSMCEHHLVPFYGKAHVAYIPRGGKVTGLSKLARAVEAVAKRPQLQERITSTIAESIVETLDPHGVMVVVEAEHMCMTMRGVRKPGAKTVTSAVRGVFKDDAAARAEVLEHIKRQD; encoded by the coding sequence ATGAAAGAAGTTAATAAAGAGCAAATCGAACAAGCTGTTCGTCAAATTTTAGAAGCGATCGGAGAAGACCCGAATAGAGAAGGGCTTCTTGATACTCCGAAAAGAGTCGCAAAGATGTATGCCGAGGTATTCTCCGGCTTGAATGAAGATCCAAAAGAACATTTCCAGACTATCTTCGGTGAAAACCATGAGGAGCTTGTTCTTGTAAAAGATATCGCGTTTCATTCTATGTGTGAGCATCACCTTGTTCCCTTTTATGGAAAAGCACACGTTGCATATATACCGCGAGGCGGAAAGGTCACCGGACTCAGTAAACTGGCACGTGCCGTTGAAGCCGTTGCAAAGCGTCCGCAGCTTCAGGAACGCATCACTTCTACAATTGCGGAAAGCATTGTAGAAACGCTTGACCCGCATGGCGTAATGGTAGTGGTTGAAGCAGAACACATGTGCATGACGATGCGCGGTGTAAGAAAACCGGGTGCAAAAACTGTCACTTCAGCAGTCAGAGGCGTTTTTAAAGATGATGCCGCTGCCCGTGCGGAAGTATTGGAACATATTAAACGCCAGGACTAA
- a CDS encoding NAD(P)H-dependent glycerol-3-phosphate dehydrogenase, translated as MKKVTMLGAGSWGTALALVLTDNGNEVCVWAHRSDLIHQINELHENKDYLPNVKLPTSIKGTTDMNEAVSDADFIIVAVPTKAIREVLRQAVPFITKEAVFVHVSKGIEPDSLLRISEIMEIELPNDARKDIVVLSGPSHAEEVGMRHPTTVTSSSKSMRAAEEVQDLFINHNFRVYTNPDIIGVEIGGALKNIIALAAGITDGLGYGDNAKAALITRGLAEIARLGTKMGGNPLTFSGLTGVGDLIVTCTSVHSRNWRAGNLLGKGYELKDVLEEMGMVVEGVRTTKAAYQLSQKYDVKMPITEALHQVLFNGQKVETAVESLMARGKTHEMEDLVNTFENQVK; from the coding sequence ATGAAAAAAGTTACTATGCTTGGAGCGGGGAGTTGGGGAACGGCGCTAGCTTTAGTTCTGACTGATAACGGAAATGAAGTGTGTGTATGGGCTCACCGTTCAGATTTAATTCATCAAATTAATGAGTTACATGAAAACAAAGATTATCTGCCGAATGTTAAGCTGCCTACAAGCATTAAAGGAACAACAGATATGAATGAAGCTGTTTCCGACGCAGATTTTATTATCGTTGCGGTTCCGACAAAAGCAATTCGTGAAGTGCTGAGACAGGCTGTGCCTTTCATAACGAAAGAGGCAGTCTTTGTTCACGTCAGCAAGGGAATAGAGCCTGATTCGCTGCTGCGGATTTCTGAGATTATGGAAATTGAGCTTCCGAACGATGCCAGAAAAGATATTGTTGTCCTTTCTGGTCCGAGCCATGCGGAAGAAGTGGGGATGCGGCATCCGACGACTGTTACATCATCTTCAAAGAGCATGCGGGCAGCAGAAGAGGTGCAGGATTTATTTATTAATCACAATTTCCGGGTGTACACAAACCCTGATATTATCGGAGTTGAAATCGGGGGAGCCTTAAAAAATATTATTGCCCTTGCCGCAGGAATTACAGATGGTTTAGGGTATGGGGACAATGCCAAAGCTGCTTTAATCACACGCGGACTTGCCGAAATCGCGAGACTCGGAACGAAAATGGGCGGGAATCCCTTGACGTTTTCTGGATTGACTGGAGTGGGCGATCTGATTGTTACGTGCACAAGCGTTCATTCCAGAAACTGGCGTGCCGGCAATTTGCTCGGAAAAGGGTACGAGCTCAAAGACGTTCTTGAAGAGATGGGAATGGTAGTCGAAGGCGTCCGGACGACAAAAGCGGCTTACCAGCTTTCGCAGAAATATGATGTGAAAATGCCGATTACAGAAGCGCTTCATCAAGTTCTATTTAACGGGCAAAAAGTGGAAACGGCTGTTGAATCTTTAATGGCGAGAGGAAAAACCCACGAGATGGAGGATCTGGTCAATACGTTTGAAAATCAAGTGAAGTAA
- a CDS encoding capping complex subunit for YIEGIA gives MSESLTKVILSVITTNRNRAAGGAPVFFCNDQKEMELFAKNLEAILDGIAHRIGDDVYLIVKHF, from the coding sequence ATGAGTGAATCTCTCACGAAAGTGATTTTGTCTGTGATCACGACGAACCGGAACCGGGCTGCGGGAGGAGCGCCTGTATTTTTTTGCAATGACCAAAAAGAGATGGAGCTTTTCGCTAAAAATCTTGAAGCGATTCTTGACGGAATAGCGCATAGAATTGGAGATGACGTGTATTTGATCGTGAAACATTTTTAA
- a CDS encoding YIEGIA family protein encodes MSDYIYPIIAGVIAGVATRLYMLKTDYRQYPTYIHGKVIHIALGLIAAGLGAIIMPALLQEEFTAITFLTLAATQFRDVRNMERNTLTQMDSYELVSRGSTYIEGIAIAFESRNYIVIFTALLTTSAYVFLSIWAAVIAAVVCFLLAMKFMSGSVLKDIVDIKYIKPRFDGPGLFVDNIYMMNIGLPEKQELILKHGMGFILTPKNFNSAATIANLGQRQAILFDVSNVLGVYRDSGEPSLTPIAKRDLNDGRVAVFVLPQIHHPETAVQIISNVPTLENAIRMPTEFIKNQDKVIG; translated from the coding sequence ATGAGTGATTACATCTATCCGATTATTGCTGGGGTCATTGCCGGAGTAGCAACACGGCTTTATATGCTGAAAACGGATTACCGCCAGTATCCGACCTATATTCATGGGAAAGTCATTCATATTGCACTAGGGCTGATCGCGGCTGGTTTAGGGGCCATTATTATGCCGGCGCTTTTGCAGGAGGAATTTACGGCCATCACATTTTTAACGTTAGCCGCGACGCAATTTAGAGATGTCCGAAACATGGAGCGGAACACGCTGACGCAAATGGATTCGTATGAACTCGTCTCAAGAGGAAGCACATATATTGAGGGAATTGCCATTGCTTTTGAAAGCAGAAATTATATAGTGATCTTTACAGCGCTTTTGACAACGTCTGCGTATGTGTTTTTATCCATTTGGGCTGCGGTCATAGCGGCTGTTGTATGTTTTTTGCTGGCGATGAAATTTATGTCAGGCAGTGTGTTGAAGGATATTGTAGATATCAAGTACATAAAGCCTCGCTTTGACGGTCCGGGATTGTTTGTTGATAATATTTATATGATGAATATCGGGCTTCCGGAGAAACAGGAGCTGATTTTAAAGCATGGCATGGGATTTATTTTAACGCCAAAAAATTTTAATTCAGCAGCGACGATTGCCAACTTAGGGCAACGCCAGGCCATTTTATTTGATGTTTCCAATGTGCTCGGGGTTTATCGGGATTCGGGAGAGCCGTCTCTGACACCAATTGCAAAACGTGATTTAAATGATGGGAGAGTGGCGGTATTTGTTCTGCCGCAAATTCACCACCCCGAAACGGCTGTTCAGATCATCAGCAATGTTCCGACCTTGGAAAACGCGATCAGAATGCCGACGGAATTTATCAAGAACCAGGATAAGGTGATAGGATGA
- the fni gene encoding type 2 isopentenyl-diphosphate Delta-isomerase: MTRAERKRQHINHALSTGQKRETGLDDITLVHVSLPDLALEQVDISTKIGELSSSSPIFINAMTGGGGQHTYEINKSLARAARQAGIPLAVGSQMSALKDPSERFSYEIVRKENPNGLIFANLGSEATADQAKEAVDMIGADALQIHLNVIQEIVMPEGDRSFSGALDRIEQICSKVNVPVIVKEVGFGMSKESAGKLYEAGAAAVDIGGYGGTNFSKIENLRRQRHISFFNSWGISTAASLAEIQSVFPGYTMIASGGLQDALDVAKAIAMGASCTGMAGHFLKVLTDSGEEGLLEEIQLILEELKMIMTVLGAKTIADLQKAPLVIKGETHHWLTERGIDTSSYSVR, from the coding sequence GTGACTCGAGCAGAACGGAAAAGACAACACATCAATCATGCCCTGTCAACCGGCCAAAAGCGGGAAACAGGTCTTGATGATATTACGTTAGTTCATGTCAGTCTGCCCGATCTTGCATTAGAACAAGTAGATATTTCCACTAAAATCGGCGAACTTTCAAGCAGTTCGCCGATTTTTATCAATGCAATGACTGGCGGCGGCGGACAACATACATATGAAATAAATAAATCGCTTGCACGAGCGGCTCGTCAGGCTGGAATACCTCTTGCTGTCGGATCGCAAATGTCAGCATTAAAAGATCCCTCAGAGCGTTTTTCGTATGAAATCGTTCGAAAGGAAAACCCAAATGGACTGATTTTTGCCAACCTGGGAAGTGAGGCGACAGCTGATCAGGCAAAGGAAGCAGTTGATATGATTGGAGCAGATGCGCTGCAGATTCACTTGAATGTGATTCAGGAAATTGTGATGCCTGAAGGGGACAGAAGCTTTAGCGGCGCTCTGGACCGCATTGAACAAATTTGCAGCAAGGTCAATGTACCAGTCATTGTGAAAGAAGTCGGCTTTGGCATGAGCAAAGAATCGGCTGGAAAGCTGTATGAAGCTGGTGCAGCAGCAGTTGATATCGGCGGTTACGGGGGGACAAATTTCTCGAAAATCGAAAATCTGCGCAGGCAGCGGCACATCAGCTTTTTTAACTCCTGGGGTATTTCGACAGCTGCAAGTTTGGCGGAAATCCAATCTGTATTTCCCGGCTATACAATGATCGCGTCCGGCGGCTTGCAGGATGCGCTTGATGTGGCAAAGGCAATTGCGATGGGAGCCTCTTGCACCGGAATGGCAGGACACTTTTTAAAAGTGCTGACTGACAGCGGAGAGGAAGGACTGCTTGAGGAAATTCAGCTGATCCTTGAGGAATTAAAAATGATTATGACCGTGCTGGGCGCCAAAACGATTGCTGATTTGCAAAAGGCGCCTCTTGTCATAAAAGGTGAAACCCATCACTGGCTCACAGAGAGAGGGATCGATACGTCCAGCTATAGTGTACGATAA
- a CDS encoding IS1182 family transposase gives MFHTRNSSQNTAEFVLLDQLVEEDHLLRKIDKYIDFSFIIEKVKPYYSENKGRPSLDPLILFKMMFIGYLYGIRSERQLEKEIYYNMAYRWFLGLNINDPVPHHSTISWNRRTRFKDTTIFQDIFDEIVLQAINHDMVGGRVLFTDSTHLKANANKHKYTRKTIAQDTQNYIKDLNEAIQEDREEHGKKPLTAKEEVKAEKEIRHSTTDPESGYLYRENKPEGFFYLDHRTTDMKYNIITDAYVTPGNVHDSVPYLDRLDHQIARFGFQVEAVALDSGYLTTPICKGLADRHIFGVIAHRRYHPTRGLFPKWKFHYDSEKDSYICPNQQTLTYSTTDRKGYRSYKSNPEICSSCRLLGNCTKSKNRQKVITRHVWEDHKEKVRQNRLSVSGKNLYKKRKEKIERSFADSKQLHGLRYCRLRGKRNVSEQVLLTAACQNMKKIATYLAKQG, from the coding sequence ATGTTCCACACAAGAAATTCTTCTCAAAACACAGCCGAATTTGTTCTGCTTGACCAACTGGTCGAAGAGGATCATCTGCTTCGAAAAATTGATAAATACATAGACTTCTCTTTTATCATTGAAAAGGTTAAGCCTTACTACAGCGAAAACAAAGGCCGCCCCTCACTTGATCCACTAATTTTATTCAAAATGATGTTTATCGGCTACCTCTACGGTATCCGTTCAGAAAGGCAGCTCGAAAAAGAAATTTACTACAATATGGCGTACAGATGGTTTTTGGGACTGAATATCAATGACCCAGTTCCGCACCACTCGACCATCAGCTGGAACAGACGCACACGCTTTAAAGATACAACCATCTTCCAAGACATTTTTGATGAGATCGTTCTTCAGGCCATCAATCATGACATGGTGGGCGGACGTGTCCTATTCACTGATTCCACTCATCTGAAAGCCAATGCCAACAAGCATAAATACACAAGAAAAACAATAGCGCAGGATACACAAAACTATATCAAGGATTTAAATGAAGCCATACAAGAGGATCGGGAGGAACACGGAAAAAAGCCATTAACAGCCAAAGAGGAGGTGAAAGCTGAAAAAGAGATCCGCCACAGTACAACCGATCCGGAAAGTGGCTATCTGTATCGCGAAAACAAACCAGAAGGTTTTTTCTATTTAGATCACCGCACAACAGATATGAAATACAACATTATCACCGATGCCTATGTCACACCCGGAAATGTCCATGATTCTGTGCCCTATCTTGACCGATTGGATCACCAAATCGCACGATTTGGTTTTCAAGTAGAAGCCGTCGCCCTTGATTCTGGTTATTTAACGACTCCCATCTGTAAAGGATTAGCTGACCGCCATATTTTTGGCGTTATTGCCCATAGACGATATCACCCTACCAGAGGCTTGTTTCCAAAATGGAAGTTTCATTATGACAGTGAGAAAGACAGTTACATTTGCCCGAACCAGCAAACACTTACATACTCAACAACTGACCGAAAAGGCTACCGGTCATATAAATCAAATCCTGAAATATGTTCCTCATGCCGGCTGCTTGGGAACTGTACAAAATCAAAGAATCGGCAGAAAGTGATTACTCGGCATGTATGGGAAGATCATAAAGAAAAGGTCAGACAAAATCGCTTGTCTGTTTCAGGAAAAAACCTCTACAAAAAAAGAAAAGAAAAAATAGAGCGAAGCTTTGCAGATTCAAAACAGCTGCACGGGCTTCGCTATTGCAGGTTGAGGGGGAAACGAAATGTGAGTGAACAAGTTCTTCTCACAGCCGCATGCCAGAACATGAAGAAGATTGCCACATACCTAGCCAAGCAAGGCTAG
- the spoIVA gene encoding stage IV sporulation protein A, translating into MEKVDIFKDIAERTGGDIYLGVVGAVRTGKSTFIKKFMELVVLPNISNEADRARAQDELPQSAAGKTIMTTEPKFVPNQAMSVHVSDGLDVNIRLVDCVGYTVPGAKGYEDENGPRMINTPWYEEPIPFHEAAEIGTRKVIQEHSTIGVVITTDGTIGDIARSDYIEAEERVIEELKEVGKPFIMVINSVRPYHPETEAMRQDLSEKYDIPVLAMSVESMRETDVLNVLREALYEFPVLEVNVNLPSWVMVLKENHWLRESYQESVKETVKDIKRLRDVDRVVGHFSEFEFIESAGLAGIELGQGVAEIDLYAPDHLYDQILKEVVGVEIRGRDHLLELMQDFAHAKTEYDQVSDALKMVKQTGYGIAAPALADMSLDEPEIIRQGSRFGVRLKAVAPSIHMIKVDVESEFAPIIGTEKQSEELVRYLMQDFEDDPLSIWNSDIFGRSLSSIVREGIQAKLSLMPENARYKLKETLERIINEGSGGLIAIIL; encoded by the coding sequence TTGGAAAAGGTCGATATTTTCAAGGATATCGCTGAACGAACAGGAGGCGATATATACTTAGGAGTCGTAGGTGCTGTCCGTACAGGAAAATCCACGTTCATTAAAAAATTTATGGAGCTTGTGGTGCTCCCGAATATCAGTAACGAAGCAGACCGGGCCCGTGCGCAGGATGAACTGCCGCAGAGCGCAGCCGGTAAAACGATTATGACTACAGAGCCTAAATTTGTTCCGAATCAGGCGATGTCTGTTCACGTGTCAGACGGACTCGATGTCAATATAAGATTAGTAGATTGTGTAGGTTACACAGTGCCCGGCGCAAAAGGATATGAAGATGAAAACGGACCGCGGATGATTAACACGCCATGGTACGAAGAACCGATCCCATTTCATGAGGCTGCTGAAATCGGCACACGAAAAGTCATTCAAGAACACTCGACCATCGGAGTAGTCATTACGACAGACGGCACCATTGGAGATATCGCCAGAAGTGACTATATAGAGGCTGAAGAAAGAGTCATTGAAGAGCTGAAAGAGGTTGGCAAACCCTTTATTATGGTCATCAACTCAGTCAGGCCGTATCACCCGGAAACAGAAGCCATGCGCCAGGATTTAAGCGAAAAATATGATATTCCGGTTTTGGCAATGAGCGTGGAAAGCATGCGGGAAACAGATGTGCTGAATGTGCTCAGAGAGGCCCTCTACGAGTTTCCAGTGCTTGAAGTCAATGTCAATCTCCCAAGCTGGGTAATGGTGCTGAAAGAAAACCATTGGCTGCGTGAAAGCTATCAGGAGTCCGTGAAAGAAACTGTTAAAGATATTAAGCGTCTCCGGGACGTAGACAGGGTTGTCGGCCATTTCAGCGAGTTTGAATTCATTGAAAGTGCCGGATTAGCCGGAATTGAGCTTGGCCAAGGGGTGGCTGAAATCGATTTGTATGCGCCTGACCATTTATATGATCAAATCCTGAAAGAAGTGGTCGGTGTAGAAATCAGAGGAAGAGACCATCTGCTTGAGCTCATGCAGGACTTCGCCCATGCGAAAACAGAGTATGATCAAGTGTCCGATGCCTTAAAAATGGTCAAACAGACGGGATACGGCATTGCAGCGCCTGCTTTAGCTGATATGAGTCTCGATGAGCCGGAAATTATAAGGCAGGGCTCACGATTCGGTGTGAGGCTGAAGGCTGTCGCTCCGTCGATCCATATGATCAAAGTAGACGTCGAAAGCGAATTCGCGCCGATTATCGGAACGGAAAAACAAAGCGAAGAGCTTGTGCGCTATTTAATGCAAGACTTTGAGGATGATCCGCTCTCCATCTGGAATTCAGATATTTTCGGAAGGTCACTGAGCTCAATTGTGAGAGAAGGGATTCAGGCGAAGCTGTCATTAATGCCTGAAAACGCACGGTACAAATTAAAAGAAACGTTAGAAAGAATTATAAACGAAGGATCAGGCGGCTTAATCGCCATTATCCTGTAA
- the der gene encoding ribosome biogenesis GTPase Der, with amino-acid sequence MGKPVVAIVGRPNVGKSTIFNRIAGERISIVEDTPGVTRDRIYSSAEWLNYDFNLIDTGGIDIGDEPFLAQIRQQAEIAMDEADVIIFMVNGREGVTAADEEVAKILYRTKKPVVLAVNKLDNTEMRANIYDFYSLGFGEPYPISGTHGLGLGDLLDAAAEHFKNIPETKYDEEVIQFCLIGRPNVGKSSLVNAMLGEERVIVSNVAGTTRDAVDTVFTYNQQEFVIVDTAGMRKKGKVYETTEKYSVLRALKAIDRSEVVAVVLDGEEGIIEQDKRIAGYAHEAGKAVVIVVNKWDAVDKDESTMKEFEENIRDHFQFLDYAPILFMSALTTKRIHTLMPAIIKASENHSLRVQTNVLNDIIMDAVAMNPTPTHNGSRLKIYYATQVAVKPPSFVVFVNDPELMHFSYERFLENRIRDAFGFEGTPIKIFARARK; translated from the coding sequence ATGGGTAAACCTGTCGTAGCCATTGTCGGGAGACCAAATGTAGGAAAATCCACAATCTTTAACCGGATTGCGGGAGAAAGAATTTCAATAGTAGAAGATACCCCTGGTGTGACAAGGGATCGGATATACAGCTCGGCTGAGTGGCTGAATTATGATTTTAATTTGATTGATACTGGCGGTATTGATATCGGTGATGAGCCGTTCTTAGCGCAAATTCGCCAGCAGGCGGAAATCGCCATGGATGAAGCGGACGTCATTATTTTTATGGTGAACGGCCGTGAAGGCGTGACAGCTGCTGATGAAGAAGTAGCGAAAATTTTATACCGCACGAAAAAGCCAGTTGTTTTGGCGGTTAATAAACTGGATAACACTGAAATGAGAGCGAATATTTATGATTTTTATTCGCTTGGCTTTGGTGAGCCGTATCCAATTTCGGGAACACACGGACTCGGGCTTGGTGATTTACTGGATGCCGCTGCGGAGCATTTTAAAAACATTCCTGAAACGAAATACGATGAAGAAGTGATTCAATTTTGCCTGATCGGGCGTCCGAATGTCGGAAAGTCCTCACTTGTGAACGCGATGCTCGGCGAAGAACGCGTCATTGTGAGCAACGTGGCAGGAACGACAAGAGATGCTGTTGATACGGTGTTTACGTACAACCAGCAGGAGTTTGTCATTGTTGATACTGCCGGAATGCGAAAAAAAGGGAAAGTCTATGAAACGACTGAGAAGTATAGTGTGCTGCGGGCGCTGAAAGCAATCGACCGCTCAGAAGTCGTTGCGGTTGTGCTTGATGGCGAAGAAGGCATTATTGAACAGGACAAGCGCATCGCCGGTTATGCACACGAAGCGGGCAAGGCCGTCGTGATCGTTGTAAACAAATGGGATGCCGTTGACAAAGATGAAAGCACGATGAAAGAATTTGAAGAAAATATTCGTGATCACTTTCAATTTCTTGATTATGCGCCAATCCTATTCATGTCAGCCTTAACGACAAAACGGATCCATACGCTGATGCCTGCGATTATTAAAGCAAGCGAAAACCATTCACTTCGAGTTCAGACGAATGTCTTAAATGATATCATCATGGATGCGGTGGCAATGAATCCTACGCCGACTCATAACGGTTCTCGTTTGAAGATTTATTATGCGACTCAAGTGGCAGTTAAACCGCCGAGTTTCGTTGTGTTTGTAAACGATCCGGAATTGATGCATTTTTCGTACGAACGCTTTTTAGAAAACCGAATCAGAGATGCGTTTGGTTTTGAGGGGACACCAATCAAAATATTTGCAAGAGCTAGAAAATAA
- a CDS encoding YphA family membrane protein — translation MAQFYYYWSMWFLWVLTTFIFGKTKRRFAVSVFILTNIILSIHDITLYFSLNAAYMMFFICGCVYAGYLGMYRFRYLMVFLTLVAGYAFVYLFALYDPVWFIIKPEWAAVILIVLLTASIERVFEKQLALFVLGMCQGELVYSFVIQKLAGALAVGGFQWLNACSAGMILLFGISKYEQLASQIGQKSKRSNKGATKMS, via the coding sequence ATGGCACAATTTTATTACTATTGGTCAATGTGGTTTCTGTGGGTTCTGACAACCTTTATTTTTGGAAAAACGAAAAGACGATTTGCCGTCTCTGTCTTTATTTTGACTAATATAATCCTAAGCATACATGACATTACTTTATATTTTTCCCTGAATGCTGCTTATATGATGTTTTTCATCTGCGGATGTGTCTATGCCGGGTATTTGGGGATGTATCGTTTTCGTTATCTCATGGTCTTTCTGACGCTTGTTGCCGGATATGCCTTTGTTTATCTTTTTGCATTATATGATCCGGTTTGGTTCATCATAAAACCTGAGTGGGCTGCCGTTATATTAATAGTGCTTTTGACAGCTTCGATTGAAAGGGTTTTCGAGAAGCAGCTTGCCTTATTTGTCTTAGGGATGTGCCAAGGCGAACTGGTGTATTCGTTTGTGATTCAGAAGTTGGCCGGGGCTTTGGCTGTCGGCGGCTTTCAATGGCTGAATGCGTGTTCTGCGGGCATGATATTGCTGTTTGGCATATCCAAATATGAACAGCTCGCAAGCCAGATTGGTCAAAAAAGCAAAAGATCAAACAAAGGAGCTACCAAAATGTCATGA
- the hbs gene encoding non-specific DNA-binding protein Hbs yields the protein MNKTELINAVAEASELSKKDATKAVDSVFDTILDALKNGDKIQLIGFGNFEVRERSARKGRNPQTGEEIEIPASKVPAFKPGKALKDAVAGK from the coding sequence ATGAACAAAACAGAACTTATCAATGCGGTTGCAGAAGCAAGCGAATTGTCTAAAAAAGACGCTACAAAAGCAGTTGACTCTGTTTTTGATACGATCTTAGATGCACTTAAAAACGGTGATAAAATCCAACTGATCGGTTTTGGTAACTTCGAGGTGCGTGAACGTTCTGCACGTAAAGGACGCAACCCACAAACAGGTGAAGAAATCGAAATTCCAGCAAGCAAAGTACCTGCTTTCAAACCAGGTAAAGCGCTTAAAGACGCAGTTGCCGGAAAATAA